One genomic window of Polyangium aurulentum includes the following:
- a CDS encoding ABC transporter permease, producing the protein MSALRAFPTLLKVGFAGALAYRAELVIWMLTTTMPLVSLALWSAVAQEAPVGRFGPQRFLGYFLAALVVRQVTGSWLVWELNMEIRQGTLSQRLLKPIHPLWVFGAENLAAIPLRALLCLPIAVVAVASGEITTDPTLLGIFFASLVGAWLINFFTMALIGSLAFFLESSTSVFELWLLSFMLLSGYLVPLELFPGWVRTVAEALPFRYTLGYPAEVVVGLLDRREALEQLGIQWAYGAAAAVAAIFAFRAGIRRFGAYGG; encoded by the coding sequence GTGAGCGCGCTCCGGGCCTTTCCGACGCTGCTCAAGGTGGGCTTCGCGGGGGCGCTCGCCTATCGGGCGGAGCTGGTCATCTGGATGCTGACGACCACGATGCCGCTCGTGAGCCTGGCTTTGTGGTCGGCCGTCGCGCAAGAGGCGCCCGTCGGGCGATTCGGGCCGCAGCGCTTTCTGGGATATTTCCTGGCCGCGCTCGTCGTGCGTCAGGTGACGGGGTCGTGGCTGGTGTGGGAGCTCAACATGGAGATCCGCCAGGGCACCCTGTCGCAGCGGCTGCTCAAGCCGATTCACCCGCTCTGGGTGTTTGGCGCGGAGAACCTCGCGGCGATCCCGCTGCGCGCGCTCCTCTGCCTGCCGATTGCCGTGGTGGCGGTGGCGAGCGGCGAGATCACGACGGATCCGACGCTCCTCGGGATCTTTTTCGCCTCGCTCGTGGGCGCCTGGCTCATCAATTTCTTCACGATGGCGCTCATCGGCTCGCTCGCGTTCTTTCTGGAGAGCTCCACGAGCGTCTTCGAGCTATGGCTGCTCTCGTTCATGCTGCTGTCCGGCTATCTCGTGCCCCTCGAGCTGTTCCCGGGCTGGGTGCGCACGGTCGCGGAGGCCTTGCCGTTCCGCTACACGCTCGGGTATCCGGCGGAGGTGGTCGTGGGGCTTCTGGACCGGCGCGAGGCGCTCGAGCAGCTCGGCATTCAATGGGCGTACGGGGCGGCCGCGGCGGTGGCGGCGATCTTCGCGTTCAGGGCGGGCATCCGGCGATTCGGGGCGTACGGGGGGTGA
- the msrP gene encoding protein-methionine-sulfoxide reductase catalytic subunit MsrP, protein MTRLPKPPRASEITPEERYLRRRELIKSAALFAGTAATFGSGLVALTGGGRRASPVAAQPLPSGLVAAPPPPPPGGQALSGKNPFVTDEPRTPFEDVTTYNNFYELGLEKSDPAERASTLKPRPWTLVFEGEIKKPQRIDIDVLLKWFPVEERVYRMRCVETWSMVIPWLGFPLGKLIERLEPTSRAKYVAFSTLYDVEQLPGQLSDVLDWPYVEGLRIDEAMHPLTVLAVGLYGKSLLGQNGAPIRLVVPWKYGFKGIKSLVRIALVEKQPDATWNKAAPREYGFYANVNPKVDHPRWSQAMERRIGDVEKRPTLMFNGYADEVAHLYAGMDLRMYY, encoded by the coding sequence ATGACGAGGCTGCCCAAGCCGCCGCGCGCGAGCGAAATCACCCCCGAAGAGCGCTACTTGCGCCGCCGCGAGCTCATCAAGAGCGCAGCGCTCTTCGCCGGCACCGCCGCGACGTTCGGCTCGGGGCTCGTCGCGCTCACCGGAGGCGGCCGCCGCGCCTCGCCCGTGGCCGCTCAGCCGCTCCCGTCGGGCCTCGTCGCCGCGCCCCCACCCCCGCCGCCGGGCGGCCAGGCTCTGAGCGGCAAAAACCCCTTCGTCACCGACGAGCCGCGCACGCCCTTCGAGGACGTGACCACGTACAACAATTTCTACGAGCTCGGCCTCGAGAAATCGGATCCGGCCGAGCGAGCAAGCACGCTGAAGCCCCGCCCCTGGACCTTGGTCTTCGAGGGCGAGATCAAAAAGCCGCAGCGCATCGACATCGACGTGCTCTTGAAATGGTTCCCCGTGGAGGAGCGCGTCTACCGCATGCGCTGCGTGGAGACCTGGTCGATGGTGATCCCCTGGCTCGGCTTTCCGCTCGGAAAGCTCATCGAGCGCCTCGAGCCGACCTCGCGCGCCAAGTACGTCGCATTCTCCACCCTGTACGACGTCGAGCAGCTCCCAGGCCAGCTCTCCGACGTGCTCGACTGGCCCTATGTCGAGGGCCTGCGCATCGACGAGGCCATGCACCCGCTCACCGTGCTCGCGGTGGGCCTCTACGGCAAATCGCTGCTCGGCCAGAATGGCGCGCCGATCCGGCTCGTGGTGCCGTGGAAGTACGGGTTCAAGGGCATCAAGTCGCTCGTGCGCATCGCGCTCGTGGAGAAGCAGCCCGACGCCACCTGGAACAAGGCGGCGCCGCGTGAATACGGGTTTTACGCGAACGTGAATCCGAAGGTGGACCACCCGCGCTGGAGCCAGGCCATGGAGCGGCGCATCGGCGACGTCGAGAAGCGCCCCACGCTGATGTTCAACGGCTACGCGGACGAGGTCGCCCACCTCTACGCGGGCATGGACCTCCGGATGTATTACTGA
- a CDS encoding Uma2 family endonuclease — MSNAAWQLEENDPDDPTFYPSTDDMGEDTIQRLITELLRPLLERYLAAHGIQAFVGADQFIYWEKGNPRATVAPDVYVMPGLPQDLVPRCWKVWRTGVAPSFALEVMSEEDDGKDLEDSPRRYEALGVKEVIVFDPYVNVASGRMRFRVHRRNEQGRLVLVQTTNADRVHSEVLGCFLRAVGQDATLRLRIAVGPAGDELFPTEAEEERAKAREERKAFKAEQEAREAERKARQAERKAREAAEAEIAKLRAEIEQLRARSR, encoded by the coding sequence ATGAGCAACGCAGCGTGGCAGCTCGAGGAGAACGATCCGGACGATCCGACGTTTTACCCGAGCACCGACGACATGGGCGAGGACACGATTCAGCGCCTCATCACGGAGCTGCTGCGCCCTCTCCTCGAGCGTTATCTCGCCGCGCACGGCATTCAGGCGTTTGTCGGGGCCGATCAGTTCATCTACTGGGAAAAAGGCAATCCCCGCGCCACGGTTGCCCCGGACGTCTACGTGATGCCTGGGCTGCCACAGGATCTGGTGCCGCGGTGCTGGAAGGTCTGGCGAACGGGCGTCGCGCCGAGCTTCGCGCTGGAGGTCATGAGCGAGGAGGACGACGGCAAGGACCTCGAAGACTCCCCGCGGCGCTACGAAGCGCTCGGCGTGAAGGAGGTCATCGTCTTCGACCCGTACGTGAACGTCGCCTCGGGCCGCATGCGCTTTCGGGTTCACCGCCGCAACGAGCAGGGCAGGCTCGTCCTCGTCCAGACGACCAACGCCGACCGGGTGCACTCCGAGGTGCTCGGATGCTTTTTGCGCGCAGTCGGCCAGGACGCGACCTTGCGGCTGCGCATCGCCGTGGGTCCGGCGGGCGACGAGCTGTTCCCGACCGAGGCGGAGGAAGAGCGCGCAAAGGCCAGGGAGGAACGCAAAGCCTTCAAAGCCGAGCAAGAGGCCCGCGAGGCCGAGCGGAAGGCTCGTCAAGCCGAGCGGAAGGCTCGCGAGGCCGCCGAGGCCGAGATCGCGAAGCTGCGCGCCGAGATCGAGCAGCTCCGCGCCCGCTCCCGCTGA
- a CDS encoding sulfite oxidase heme-binding subunit YedZ: MVSPALPADPSPAARAQKKTSGKLAWLVPAVVTGGLFPAAVLLLRAVRKDLGSNPIAEALNQLGLLALVLLVLSLAATPLKIVTGWNWPIRIRKSLGLLGFFYVCAHLLVYAVIDQALALRAIAEDVAKRPFILVGFLGFVLLVPVAATSTSSALKRMGFARWKRLHRLAYVIAILGVVHFFLRVKKDATEPMIYAAILGALFAVRIVSFWQERRKSAQ; encoded by the coding sequence ATGGTCTCCCCCGCCCTCCCCGCAGACCCATCGCCCGCCGCGCGCGCGCAAAAGAAGACGAGCGGCAAGCTCGCGTGGCTCGTCCCCGCCGTGGTGACCGGCGGCCTTTTTCCCGCGGCGGTGCTCCTCTTGCGCGCCGTCCGCAAAGACCTCGGCTCGAATCCCATCGCCGAGGCCCTGAACCAGCTCGGCCTGCTCGCGCTCGTGCTGCTCGTGCTCTCGCTCGCGGCGACGCCGCTCAAAATCGTCACCGGGTGGAACTGGCCCATCCGGATCCGCAAATCGCTCGGGTTGCTCGGCTTCTTCTACGTCTGTGCTCACCTGCTCGTTTATGCGGTGATCGATCAGGCGCTCGCGTTGCGCGCGATTGCGGAGGACGTGGCGAAGCGGCCCTTCATCCTGGTCGGCTTTCTCGGGTTCGTCTTGCTCGTGCCGGTCGCCGCGACGTCCACGTCCTCGGCGCTCAAGCGCATGGGGTTTGCCCGGTGGAAGCGGCTGCACAGGCTCGCGTACGTGATTGCGATCCTGGGCGTCGTGCATTTCTTCTTGCGGGTCAAGAAGGACGCGACCGAGCCGATGATTTATGCGGCGATTCTCGGGGCCCTGTTCGCGGTGCGGATCGTGAGCTTCTGGCAGGAGAGGCGCAAAAGCGCGCAATGA
- a CDS encoding NUDIX hydrolase has product MSVTYRYPRPALAVDCVVFGLDDEDLKVLLIRRGIEPFQGRWALPGGFVHVDETIDEAARRELQEEAGIERVYLEQLYTFGELERDPRERVVSVAYYALALLSEHAVKADTDAREVAWFGVDDLPRLAFDHDVIVDKAIERLRGKVRYKPIGFELLPRKFTLTQLQRVYEKILDQELDKRNFRKKALATGLLIELDEVEQDVAHRAARLYTFDEKRYRKLEKEGFLFEI; this is encoded by the coding sequence ATGAGCGTGACTTATCGCTACCCTCGGCCGGCGCTTGCCGTCGACTGCGTTGTCTTTGGCCTGGATGACGAGGATCTGAAGGTCCTGCTCATTCGTCGCGGGATCGAGCCTTTTCAGGGCCGCTGGGCGTTGCCTGGCGGGTTCGTGCACGTCGACGAGACCATCGACGAGGCCGCGAGGCGCGAGCTGCAGGAGGAAGCGGGGATCGAGCGCGTTTACCTCGAGCAGCTCTACACCTTCGGCGAGCTCGAGCGCGACCCGCGCGAGCGCGTGGTCTCGGTCGCTTATTACGCGCTGGCGCTCCTGTCGGAGCACGCGGTCAAGGCCGACACCGACGCGCGCGAGGTCGCCTGGTTTGGCGTGGACGACCTGCCGCGCCTCGCCTTCGATCACGACGTCATCGTGGACAAGGCCATCGAGCGGCTGCGCGGGAAGGTCCGGTACAAGCCCATCGGCTTCGAGCTTTTGCCGCGCAAATTCACGCTCACGCAGCTCCAGCGCGTGTACGAGAAGATCCTCGACCAGGAGCTCGACAAGCGCAATTTCCGCAAGAAGGCCCTCGCCACGGGCCTCTTGATCGAGCTCGACGAGGTCGAGCAGGACGTCGCGCACCGCGCGGCGCGCCTCTACACGTTCGACGAGAAGAGATACAGAAAGCTCGAGAAAGAGGGCTTTCTCTTCGAGATCTGA
- a CDS encoding NAD(P)-dependent oxidoreductase codes for MKVVVFGATGPTGREVVTQALDAGHAVRAFARNPAAVGAWAPGLEVVQGDVLDPNAVRAAVGGMDAVLSALGTGWNLEPTTVLSEGTGLILDAMTSLGVKRILCVTSAGLLDDPNAPFVFRVFIRRRLRHVHEDLRRLEERLRASDREWTIVRPPRLLDGPRTGRYRIEVDKPVRHGHQINRTDVADFMLRELGARQFVGRAVTIAY; via the coding sequence ATGAAGGTCGTCGTTTTCGGGGCCACGGGGCCGACGGGGCGCGAGGTGGTGACGCAGGCGCTCGACGCGGGCCACGCGGTGCGGGCGTTCGCGCGCAATCCGGCGGCCGTGGGTGCCTGGGCGCCCGGGCTCGAGGTCGTGCAGGGGGACGTGCTCGATCCGAACGCGGTGCGCGCGGCGGTGGGGGGCATGGACGCGGTGCTCTCCGCGCTCGGCACGGGCTGGAACCTCGAGCCCACGACGGTGCTCTCGGAGGGGACGGGCCTGATCCTCGATGCAATGACGAGCCTCGGGGTGAAGCGGATCCTTTGCGTGACCTCGGCCGGCCTGCTCGACGACCCGAATGCGCCTTTCGTCTTCCGAGTGTTCATCCGGCGGAGGTTGCGCCATGTTCACGAAGACCTGAGGCGCCTCGAGGAGCGGCTGCGCGCGAGCGACCGGGAATGGACGATCGTGCGGCCGCCGCGCCTGCTCGACGGTCCGCGGACGGGGCGATACCGGATCGAGGTGGACAAGCCGGTGCGGCACGGCCACCAGATCAACCGCACGGATGTCGCCGATTTCATGCTGCGAGAGCTCGGCGCGCGGCAATTCGTGGGGCGCGCGGTGACGATTGCGTATTGA
- a CDS encoding protein kinase domain-containing protein: MSSGEMRGTPAFTGPLSDAPTGLLVSSAPGDRLGGRYTLLGLLGVGGMGSVYRARDEELDEIVALKVLRQDLIGEPGMAERFRREVKLARRVTHKNVARVFDIGDHGSDKYLTMEYVEGEPLSTLIARQGALPVARVIEIATAVCAGLGAAHAAGVVHRDLKPENVLVEKGGRVVITDFGIARACIEDAARTLAGTAVGTPAYMSPEQVQGLSDIDARADIYALGAMLYELFTGDKAWKGDSIVTVAAARLVQPPPDPRSKRPELPTACATVVLKCMARDRNDRYATAQAVAEELSNLTVPAANRKVMGTLVVPASPEQPGPTAATSPGEKTVAVLPFRNSGAAEDDYIAEGLTDDLIDMLSMTRGLKVRPRGVVMRFKGVDSDPREIGRDLGVQVVVEGNVRKTPVGVRINSRLVSVADGFQLWAKRFDRPEKDLLVVNDEVAKAIADALTVDLSSPAREAPTDPVAIELYLRARAEYRKFWHVFVEKSVTLFEQALERAPDDPTILAGYAMARARMAFGSGDNAPLAKKAAERAVTVAPHLGETHLAMAHALFQLGDVSGAVRSLKAAIARAPALAEAHMQLGMILAEVGLLDEAARWLETAQGLDPSAHVTARTLARVSFMRGDWERTLSLMDEARRVEGEFAYRANIGRFLMWRRDQEHARQIFASFPAEENERISAIQRIVWEALINKTSPFDLPDYQDILGPTSAGGWRRGAYFHQLATEMAAYLDDDERFQKGLAGAVAAGLIDLAWIDMCPLLDKYRSTPEVQRARIIVEERASRVIEAYRAG; encoded by the coding sequence ATGTCTTCCGGCGAAATGAGAGGCACCCCCGCCTTCACCGGCCCGCTGAGCGACGCGCCCACGGGCTTGCTCGTCTCGAGCGCTCCAGGCGACCGCCTCGGAGGCCGTTACACGCTGCTCGGTCTGCTCGGGGTCGGCGGCATGGGCAGCGTCTACCGCGCCCGCGACGAGGAGCTGGACGAGATCGTCGCGCTCAAGGTGCTACGCCAGGACCTCATCGGCGAGCCCGGGATGGCCGAGCGCTTCCGCCGCGAGGTGAAGCTCGCGCGCCGCGTCACGCACAAGAACGTCGCCCGCGTCTTCGACATCGGCGACCACGGCTCCGACAAGTACCTCACCATGGAGTACGTCGAAGGCGAGCCGCTGAGCACGCTCATCGCGCGGCAAGGCGCGCTGCCCGTGGCGCGCGTCATCGAGATCGCGACGGCCGTGTGCGCGGGGCTCGGCGCCGCGCACGCCGCAGGGGTCGTTCACCGCGACCTGAAGCCCGAGAACGTGCTGGTGGAGAAGGGTGGCCGCGTGGTCATCACCGACTTCGGCATCGCGCGCGCGTGCATCGAAGACGCCGCGCGCACGCTGGCAGGCACCGCGGTCGGCACGCCCGCGTACATGTCGCCCGAGCAGGTGCAGGGCCTGTCCGACATCGACGCGCGCGCGGACATCTACGCGCTCGGCGCGATGCTCTACGAGCTGTTCACGGGCGACAAGGCTTGGAAGGGCGACTCGATCGTGACGGTCGCCGCGGCGCGGCTGGTGCAGCCGCCGCCCGATCCGCGCTCGAAGCGGCCCGAGCTGCCGACGGCGTGCGCCACCGTGGTGCTCAAGTGCATGGCGCGCGATCGGAACGATCGCTACGCGACCGCGCAGGCGGTGGCCGAGGAGCTGTCGAACCTGACGGTGCCGGCCGCGAACCGGAAGGTCATGGGGACGCTCGTGGTGCCCGCGTCGCCAGAGCAGCCCGGGCCCACGGCGGCGACGTCGCCGGGCGAGAAGACGGTGGCCGTGTTGCCGTTCAGGAACAGCGGCGCGGCGGAGGACGACTACATCGCCGAGGGGCTCACCGACGACCTCATCGACATGCTCTCGATGACGCGCGGCCTCAAGGTGCGGCCGCGCGGCGTGGTGATGCGCTTCAAGGGCGTCGACTCGGATCCGCGCGAGATCGGCCGCGATCTCGGGGTGCAGGTGGTGGTCGAGGGCAACGTGCGCAAGACGCCGGTGGGCGTGCGGATCAACTCGCGGCTCGTGAGCGTGGCGGACGGCTTCCAGCTCTGGGCGAAGCGGTTCGATCGTCCGGAGAAGGACCTGCTCGTGGTGAACGACGAGGTCGCCAAGGCGATCGCGGACGCGCTGACCGTCGACCTCTCGTCCCCCGCGCGCGAGGCGCCGACGGACCCGGTGGCGATCGAGCTGTACCTGCGCGCGCGCGCGGAGTACCGCAAGTTCTGGCACGTGTTCGTGGAGAAGTCGGTCACGCTCTTCGAGCAGGCGCTCGAGCGCGCTCCCGACGATCCGACGATCCTCGCGGGCTACGCGATGGCGCGGGCGCGGATGGCGTTCGGCAGCGGGGACAACGCGCCGCTCGCGAAGAAGGCCGCCGAGCGCGCGGTGACGGTGGCGCCGCACCTCGGCGAGACGCACCTGGCGATGGCGCACGCGCTCTTTCAGCTCGGCGACGTGTCGGGCGCGGTGAGGAGCTTGAAGGCGGCGATCGCGCGCGCGCCCGCGCTGGCCGAGGCGCACATGCAGCTCGGGATGATCCTGGCGGAGGTGGGGCTGCTCGACGAGGCGGCGCGGTGGCTCGAGACGGCGCAGGGGCTCGACCCGAGCGCGCACGTGACGGCGCGGACGCTGGCGCGGGTGAGCTTCATGCGAGGCGACTGGGAGCGCACGCTCTCGCTGATGGACGAGGCGCGCCGGGTGGAGGGCGAGTTCGCCTACCGCGCGAACATCGGGCGTTTTCTCATGTGGCGCAGGGACCAGGAGCACGCGCGGCAGATCTTCGCGTCGTTCCCCGCCGAGGAGAACGAGCGGATCTCGGCGATCCAGCGGATCGTCTGGGAGGCGTTGATCAACAAGACGTCGCCGTTCGATCTGCCCGATTACCAGGACATCCTCGGCCCGACGAGCGCCGGCGGCTGGCGGCGAGGCGCCTACTTCCATCAGCTCGCGACCGAGATGGCGGCTTACCTCGACGACGACGAGCGCTTTCAGAAGGGGCTCGCGGGCGCGGTGGCCGCGGGGCTCATCGACCTCGCCTGGATCGACATGTGCCCGCTGCTCGACAAATACCGGAGCACGCCCGAGGTGCAGAGGGCGCGCATCATCGTCGAGGAGCGGGCGTCGCGGGTGATCGAGGCGTATCGCGCCGGGTGA
- a CDS encoding PP2C family protein-serine/threonine phosphatase encodes MKSPEERHNALRQTDRRLVRSAARTDIGRYRKGNEDAFFLDDALGLYIVADGMGGHAGGEIASAEAVDTVHGMVRRGLPALGSLDGELSELQARAACRIMEGAIQAATYLIYAMAQIERDKLGMGTTISAALLLGQSLVTGQVGDSRIYRIRDGQALQLTEDHTLIAWQVKQGLLTADEAARSTSRNVITRAVGNRDYVEVDTSVLAVQGGDRYLLCSDGLHGYVAPDEIAEIAGLGAQAAVDRFIDVANERGGRDNITAVLVEIL; translated from the coding sequence ATGAAGAGCCCAGAGGAGCGGCACAACGCCCTGCGTCAAACCGACCGACGCCTCGTCCGCTCGGCGGCCAGGACCGACATCGGCCGGTACCGCAAGGGCAACGAGGACGCGTTCTTCCTCGACGATGCGCTCGGCCTCTACATCGTGGCTGACGGGATGGGGGGGCACGCGGGGGGCGAGATCGCGAGCGCGGAGGCGGTCGACACGGTCCACGGGATGGTCCGGCGGGGTCTGCCGGCGCTCGGGAGCCTCGACGGCGAGCTGTCCGAGCTCCAGGCGCGCGCGGCCTGCCGCATCATGGAGGGCGCCATCCAGGCGGCGACGTACCTCATCTACGCGATGGCGCAGATCGAGCGGGACAAGCTCGGGATGGGGACGACCATCAGCGCGGCCCTGTTGCTCGGCCAGTCGCTGGTGACCGGGCAGGTGGGCGACAGCCGCATCTACCGGATCCGCGACGGGCAGGCGTTGCAGCTCACCGAGGATCACACGCTGATCGCCTGGCAGGTCAAACAGGGGCTGCTCACGGCGGACGAGGCGGCGCGGTCGACGAGCCGGAACGTGATCACGCGCGCGGTGGGTAATCGTGACTACGTCGAGGTGGATACCTCGGTGCTCGCGGTGCAGGGGGGCGATCGCTACCTGCTCTGTTCGGATGGGCTGCACGGGTACGTCGCGCCAGACGAGATTGCCGAGATCGCGGGGCTTGGCGCGCAGGCGGCGGTCGATCGGTTCATCGACGTGGCGAACGAACGAGGGGGGCGGGACAACATCACCGCCGTGCTGGTCGAGATCCTCTGA
- a CDS encoding ABC transporter ATP-binding protein, producing MDPAVAVRALTKVYRVHERPAGLGAALRSVFRRTYKEVRAVEDLSLSIAPGERVGFLGPNGAGKTTTLKILAGLLHPTSGDVRVSGHVPQRREADFLRQITLVMGQKQQLLWDLPPADTFLLNRAIYGIPEPAFKKTMAELDELLGIGPLAKKPTRQLSLGERMKCELAAALLHRPQVLFLDEPTIGLDVSMQLVVREFVRRYNEQTGATVLLTSHYMDDVASLCPRVIVIDRGRLRYDGDLAALVKSIRPDKRIVLSLGSAPDREALARIGKVVELGATRAVLQVPHEDMREAVGHILNSAAVNDLTVEDPPLEEVMRDLFARPAEGERGGAS from the coding sequence ATGGATCCGGCCGTCGCGGTCCGCGCTCTCACGAAGGTCTACCGGGTGCACGAACGCCCGGCGGGGCTCGGGGCCGCGCTGCGCTCCGTCTTTCGCCGGACGTACAAGGAAGTTCGCGCCGTCGAGGACCTCTCCCTCTCGATCGCGCCGGGCGAGCGCGTCGGCTTCCTCGGCCCGAACGGCGCCGGCAAGACCACGACCCTCAAGATCCTCGCGGGCCTTCTGCATCCGACGAGCGGCGACGTGCGCGTCTCGGGCCACGTGCCCCAGCGCCGCGAGGCCGACTTTTTGCGGCAAATCACGCTCGTGATGGGGCAGAAGCAACAGCTCCTCTGGGACCTCCCGCCGGCGGACACGTTCCTTTTGAACCGCGCGATCTACGGAATCCCCGAGCCCGCGTTCAAGAAGACCATGGCCGAGCTCGACGAGCTGCTCGGCATCGGGCCGCTCGCGAAGAAGCCGACGCGCCAGCTTTCGCTCGGCGAGCGCATGAAATGCGAGCTCGCGGCGGCCCTTTTGCACCGGCCCCAGGTCCTCTTCCTCGACGAGCCGACGATCGGGCTCGACGTCTCCATGCAGCTCGTCGTGCGCGAGTTCGTGCGCCGCTACAACGAGCAGACGGGCGCGACCGTGCTGCTCACGTCCCATTACATGGACGACGTCGCCTCGCTCTGCCCGCGCGTCATCGTGATCGACCGGGGGCGCCTGCGCTACGACGGCGACCTCGCGGCGCTGGTCAAGTCGATACGCCCTGACAAACGCATCGTGCTCTCGCTGGGCAGCGCGCCGGATCGGGAGGCGCTCGCGCGGATTGGCAAGGTGGTCGAGCTCGGCGCGACGCGGGCCGTGCTCCAGGTGCCGCACGAGGACATGCGCGAGGCGGTGGGGCACATCTTGAACAGCGCGGCGGTGAACGATTTGACCGTGGAGGATCCGCCGCTCGAGGAGGTCATGCGCGACCTCTTCGCGCGCCCTGCGGAGGGCGAGCGCGGGGGGGCGTCGTGA
- a CDS encoding FIST C-terminal domain-containing protein, with amino-acid sequence MASPPAGGIIFVSGALAPHLTTLAARVRSVWKGFPTVLVPGAGVLSERGEIEGTPAASGLLWSGGRALPIALGGPEDPARDLGEAIGSALGPRPGTVMLFHRPEGFDPALLEGLSSTMPGACIFGAGTVGGSAVVLTPEGEVLSGRAVALSVSGLASPLVAASPACRLVTELRTIEEVNGGLVLRMGGRSALEELSRAAPSVGSGGSGAEPGQPLVFAALAEPDEPLTEDGRTRFVVRPVRGIDPARRGVMIGGEARPGMRLGFGVRDAAAARADLEATARTIAKNALGAAPRFAIYLSCAGRGQGLYGAPDVESRILKQRFGDLPIAGMHSSFEISPRPKGPARLELYTGVLALFRSPS; translated from the coding sequence ATGGCTTCGCCACCGGCGGGCGGCATCATCTTCGTTTCAGGCGCGCTGGCGCCGCACCTCACCACGCTCGCGGCGCGCGTTCGCTCGGTGTGGAAAGGCTTCCCCACGGTGCTCGTGCCCGGCGCAGGCGTGCTGAGCGAGCGCGGCGAGATCGAGGGGACCCCCGCCGCGAGCGGCCTGTTGTGGAGCGGCGGAAGAGCGCTGCCGATCGCGCTCGGCGGCCCCGAAGATCCCGCGCGCGACCTCGGCGAGGCGATCGGGAGCGCGCTCGGGCCGCGACCTGGGACGGTGATGCTCTTCCACCGGCCCGAGGGCTTCGACCCGGCGCTGCTCGAGGGCCTGTCCTCGACGATGCCCGGGGCTTGCATCTTCGGCGCAGGCACGGTCGGCGGCAGCGCGGTCGTGCTCACGCCCGAGGGCGAGGTGCTCTCGGGGCGCGCGGTCGCGCTGTCGGTTTCAGGGCTCGCGTCGCCGCTCGTGGCCGCCTCGCCCGCGTGTCGTCTCGTCACGGAGCTGCGGACGATCGAGGAAGTGAACGGCGGCCTCGTGCTGCGGATGGGCGGCCGCAGCGCGCTCGAGGAGCTGTCGCGCGCGGCGCCGAGCGTCGGCAGCGGCGGCAGTGGCGCCGAGCCGGGGCAGCCGCTCGTGTTCGCGGCGCTCGCCGAGCCGGACGAGCCGCTGACCGAGGACGGCCGCACACGTTTCGTGGTCCGTCCAGTGCGGGGCATCGATCCGGCGCGACGCGGGGTGATGATCGGCGGCGAGGCGCGTCCCGGCATGCGTCTCGGGTTCGGGGTGCGGGATGCGGCGGCGGCGCGCGCGGACCTCGAGGCGACGGCGCGAACGATCGCGAAGAACGCTCTCGGCGCGGCCCCGAGGTTCGCGATTTACCTGAGCTGCGCGGGCCGCGGTCAGGGTCTTTATGGCGCGCCCGACGTCGAATCACGCATTCTGAAGCAGCGCTTCGGGGACCTGCCGATCGCCGGGATGCACTCCTCTTTCGAGATCTCCCCCCGACCGAAGGGTCCCGCGCGGCTCGAGCTGTACACGGGCGTCCTGGCGCTGTTCCGGTCGCCGAGCTGA
- a CDS encoding protein phosphatase 2C domain-containing protein: MDRVDKEFEIAAGSVPGRSHVLAGRGNQDAFAFRAGKDGLFAVVCDGCGSSAHSEVGAAIGARVVLEAGMAAIARGAAVDDEATWETVRRESLASLGATARAMGGRLEEVVGEYLLFTVIGVAVARGRATIVGIGDGFFASPGERVRIGPFAGNAPPYLGYGLLDEGPRFTMHRAFDAAALDAVLVGTDGAADMDELEGSALPGSDERLGAISQFWTEDKYFRNRDAIRRALSLVNREVQRPVWSERRVHREAGLLDDDTTVLVIRRRPS, translated from the coding sequence ATGGATCGAGTGGACAAGGAGTTCGAGATCGCGGCGGGCAGCGTGCCCGGGCGCAGCCACGTCCTCGCCGGTCGGGGAAACCAGGACGCGTTCGCATTCCGCGCGGGCAAGGACGGGCTCTTCGCGGTCGTCTGCGACGGTTGCGGCAGCAGCGCGCACAGCGAGGTGGGCGCTGCGATCGGCGCGCGTGTCGTCCTCGAGGCGGGCATGGCCGCGATTGCGCGCGGGGCGGCCGTCGACGACGAGGCGACCTGGGAGACCGTGCGGCGCGAATCGCTCGCGTCCCTCGGCGCGACCGCGCGCGCGATGGGCGGGCGACTGGAGGAGGTCGTGGGCGAATACCTCCTCTTCACCGTGATCGGCGTCGCCGTCGCGCGCGGACGGGCCACCATCGTTGGCATCGGCGACGGTTTCTTCGCATCGCCGGGCGAGCGCGTGCGAATCGGGCCTTTTGCCGGCAATGCGCCGCCCTATCTCGGCTATGGCCTCCTCGACGAGGGGCCGCGGTTCACGATGCACCGCGCCTTCGACGCCGCGGCGCTCGACGCCGTGCTCGTCGGGACCGATGGCGCGGCGGACATGGATGAGCTCGAGGGCAGCGCGCTTCCGGGCTCGGACGAGCGGCTGGGCGCGATCAGCCAGTTCTGGACCGAGGACAAGTATTTCCGCAATCGGGACGCGATTCGACGGGCGCTGTCGCTCGTCAATCGCGAGGTGCAGCGGCCCGTGTGGTCCGAGCGCCGGGTTCACCGCGAGGCGGGGCTGCTCGACGACGACACGACGGTCCTCGTGATCCGGCGCCGGCCTTCCTGA